TTCATGTATTCTATAAGCCTATAGGATTGTTCGTTTATTCTTACTCTATCAAGGGCAAAGGAAAGGTTAAGAAGGACAAGAAGTATGAGAAGTCTCATACTTGCCTCCTAAAGCCTCCTTTAAAAACCTCTTCTATCCAGCCAAAGCATATACGATAATTCTCTTCAACTCTTTTCTCAAGTCTTTGGAGAAAACTCAAAAGCTCTTCCCTTTCCTCTTTGCTCATTTCTGGGATGCTTTTCATTATATCTTCCAGCTCTTCCCTTAGGGGTTCTGGCTTAAAGGGGTCAAGAGAAAGCCTTTCTAACCTTTTGAGTTTTTCCCTGAGGTTTTCCACGGTTATGTATTATAATGAAAGTCATGAGGAAATACATACTTGGACTTAGCATGATTTTGTCGGTTGTTGCCTTTTCACCCGCTCAGCAGGTTAATCCCTTTCTTGTTCCAGAGAGGGCAAACTCACGCATAAATGCCAGCGTCCAAATAGCCAAGCTACTAAAAGACATGGGTTATAACCGCATTGCAGTGGTTTATATGGAGACCTCAGACCTGTGTGCTCTCTTTTCTGCTTCTTTGGTAGCTTCCTTGAGGACTTTGGGTGTGGAAGCCTACTATGTAAAAGGTGGAGAGGGTCTTGAGGATAGGCTCAAACTGCTTCAACCCCTTCATGTTTACATGGCTTATTTTGGAGAAAGACCTTACGAAGAGGTGCAAAGCCAGTTTAACCAAGACCTAAAGAGAGTGCTAAGGTATCAGGAAAAACCAAGCCTTGTGCTCCAGCCCTCCCTTTTGGCTTTAGGTTTTGTAAGTGGTATACTTGTGGATGAAACCTTGCCCTCCAGCCTGGAAAACCATCCTATGCTTAGCTTTGTCTTTGAGGAGGGAAAGGCAAAGCCTGCAAGGGTGGTTATAAAGGACTTTGAAGTAAAAGTTTCTGTGCAAGAACCAAAGGCACCACAAAGACAACAACCAAGCAGACAGAGGAGAAGGTGAGCCTCTTTGCCCTTTTGCTCTTTATAGCCTTTGCCTTCTCACAGGAGAAACTTTTCCACCTAATGGGGACATACGCTCTTATTGAACTTCCTCAAGGTAAAGAGTATGAAGCCTATAGATACATGAGAAGCCTTGAGGAGAAGCTCTCTGACTACTTGGAAAGCTCTGAAGTGTCTCAAATAAACCAGAAGGCTGGCAAGGGTTGTGTGGAAGTCTCTGAAGAGACTCTTGAGGTCATAAAAAAATCCCTTGAAGTCTCAAGGTGGACAGGGGGTGCTTTTGACATAACAGTGGGAAGCTACACTATAAACTACAAAAGGAAGGGTATACTGGGAGAGGAGGAAGCCAAAAGGCTTATAGACTACAGGAAGGTGAGGATAGAAGGAAATAGGGTCTGTCTTTTGGAAGAGGGTATGGCTATAGACCTTGGGGGTGTTGGCAAGGGTTATGCGGTGCAGAAGGCTTATGAGATGTTGAAAACGGACTGGGGCTTTTTGTCCATAGCGGGTGACTTGAAGGTCTGGGGACACAAAAGACGCCTTGCGGTCTTTAATCCTATAAACAACAAAATACTCGCAGAAGGCTATAATGCAAAAGACCTGTGCCTTTCAACGGGTGGAAACTATCTAAGAAGGCACATTCTGGGTAGGGAAAATAACCTGCTCCAAGCGACAGTTGCCTATGGAGATTGCACCATTAACGATGCAATAGAGACTGCTCTTTTGGCTATGGATGACCAAAGCAGGGAGAAGTTTCTTAAGGAAAATCCACACATAGGCGTTTTGCTACTGTTTAAGGATGGAAGCATATACATAAACAAGGCTTTTATGGAGTATTTTGAAGGGCTTAAGATATATCCAACAGCTCCTTAAAGAGCTCCACATACTTGTCTACAGTGCTTTTTATTGAGTATTGGCTTGCGGTTTGAAGTGCCTTTGTGGAAATTTTTCTGTATTCCTCTTCTGAAAGGCTTAGAGCACGAGACATCTTTTGCGTTAAGCCCTCAAGGTCTCCCACCTGCACCGCAAAACCGTTCTCACCATCTACAAGATAGTCCCTTATGCCACCTGCAAGGGTGGATATTACCACCTTTTGGCAAGCCATAGCCTGAAGCACCGCCCCTGCTATACCCTCAAAGTAAGAGGAAAAGACAAAGTAATCCGCCATATTCAAAAGCTCTGGCACGTCTTCCCTAAAGCCAAGACCTATTAATCTACCTTCAAGACCATACCTTTTTGCGTATTCTGGTGCATGCCTGTCCGTTTCAAGCCCTACGAGGATAAGGAGACAGTCCACACACTCAAGCCTTGAGAAAGCCTTTATAAGAAGAGGTTGACCCTTATGCTCTGGGTTCCAGTTGGCTACATTTATGAAAACCCTCTTGCTTGGCTCTATGCCTAACTCCTTTCTTTTCTTTAGTGCCTTCTCCCTTCCCAAGGGTCTGAACCTCTCAAGGTCAAGCCCGCTGGGTATATATACAAGCCTTTCTGGAAAGAAGTTTTCCTCCTTTAGCCTTTCAAAGGTTGTCTTGTCCACCACCACTATCCTGTCCGCCACAGAGTATTTGAAAGTTTTTGATAGGAAGTTTGAGCTTTTGCCTGTTCTTTTGTAGGCTATTATTTTAGGCTTTTTTCTCAAAAAGGATATGGCTACCCTTACAAAGTCAAGGGCATGAGGAGAATTGGCTATCACTATATCAAAGCCCTCTTTTAGCACCTTCCAAAGCCTGTAGTAATTGGCAGGGTTAAACCTGGAGAGCTTGTTGTGGTTTTCAAAAAGATGAAACTTAACTCCAAAGTCTTTTAGCTTTTCTATCATGAGCTCATACTGAAAGGAAAGAGCCATGTGGACTTGAAAGCCTCTAAGAGACAGCTCTCTTGTTATAAGGTATGTTTGCTCCTTTGTCCCTCCCCAGCCAATACCATCCACAACCTGAAGCACCCTAAGCATTGTTGGATTCTTTCTTTTTTACCACCAAGGAAGCGACCACCGACAAGAAAATGGCACTGCCAATAAGAAGCAAAGAAACCTCCACAGGTATCTTGTAAAACTCCGATAGGAGCATCTTTACACCTATAAAACCCAGTATAAAGGAAAGCCCATAGTGCAGGTAGTGAAAGAGAGGCAAAATCCCCGCAGCGGCAAAGTATAGAGACCTAAGCCCCAATATGGCAAAGATGTTAGAAGTGTATACCACAAATGGGTCTTTGGAAATGGCAAGAATTGCAGGAACGGAGTCTATGGCAAACATTATGTCTGAACTCTCTACAAACACAAGAGCCAAGAACATGGGCGTGGCGTAAAGCCTTCCACCTTCTTTTATAAAAAATCTTCCATCACCATTATGAGGTTTTAGAGGAATAAGCCTTTTGGCTATCCTATAGACAAGGGTCTGCTCTGGATGGAACTCCTTTTCCTCCGTGGTAAGGAGCTTTATGGCAGAAACTATAAGGATTACGCCAAAGATATAAACAACCCAATGGAAGTGTTTTATAAGCTCAAGCCCAGCAAAAATAAATATTGCCCTAAAGACTATGGCACCTAACACTCCCCAGAAAAGCACCTTGTGCCTGTATTCCTCTGGTATCTTAAAGTAGGAAAATATGAGGATAAACACAAATATGTTGTCAAGGCTCAAGGCTTTTTCAAGCAGGTATCCCGTAAAGTATTCCACAGCCCTATCGTAGCCTCTATCAAAATAGACAAAAACACCAAAAGCAAGACCCAAAGCTATCCAAAAGGCAGATAAAAGGAGTGCCTCTTTTAGAGAAATCTTGTGAGGGTTTCTGTGAAACACAAAAAGGTCAAGAAAAAGGGCAGTAAAAACTACTGCACCAAAGATAAGCCACTCTAACTCCATGCATGCATATTATAAACTCAAGCTAAGCTCTTCTTTATAAAGTCTATGACCTTGACTGGTATAGGGTCTTGTCCATATATATCCGCCAAGTATAGGCTCACCCAGTCTCCAAGATAGGTAAGGTATAGAAGTCTCTCTATTAAACTTTCTCCTTTTCCAGAGAGAACTTTCAAAAGCACGCCAAGGTCTTCAAAGACCTGACGAGTTATATCCACTCTTTTTAGAATTCTTTCGTGGTCCTGTGGGTCATAAAGCAAGACAAAACCGCATAGGTTTCTTATTTGAGGGTTGTCCAAACCTACCACCTCGTTGTGGTGCATTTCAGGCAAAATGGCATTGTAGCAAAGGGTTTTTGAGTTTTCGTTTATCTGGGTCTTCCACCTAAAGGCTACAGGCTCTGTAAGAGGCGTGCCATAAACCACTGGCAGGTAGGTAAACATATTTTTGGCAAGCTCTTGGGCGGTCTTTTTTATTTCCTCCTTATTGGTCTCTAAGTGCTCTCTTACACGCTCCACAGAGCCATCCATTCCAAAAAGGCACAGAAGGGCAGAAAGCATAAAGCCAAGTGCATATCTGGGTGGATATCCTTCTGGAAGTGGAATGTGCACAAGTCCTTCTCTGTTTGCTATTTCCCTTAGTTTTCCTCCAGAGCTAACGCAAACTGGCTTTAGACCCCTTTGGAGTGCCTCCTCAAGGACGTTTATGGTCTCTTCTGTGTTTCCACTGTAGCTGGTGCAAACCAAAAGCCAGTTATCTTTTACAAAGGCTGGCAGGTCATAGCCTCTTATGGAAAGCACAGGCTTTTCCGCAGGGACAAACAACTTCATAAAGTCTCCCACAATCCCAGAACCACCCATACCACTAAAGACCACACCCGCATAGCCTTCAAGAGAAATAGGCTGGCACTCTATTTTGCTAAACTGCTTGGGAAAATCCTCTGCCATAAGGTAAGCATCCATACCACCCCTCCTCTACGAATTTTAAACCTAAATCTCCAGTATTACTTGCTTTCCACCCTCTACCTTGAGTTTTGGTGTATGCCTTAAGAGGTTTATGGAAAACTCAAGGTTGTCGTAGAGGGTTATGGAGTAATTATCCCAAAAGACGCATGTCCCTGCAAGGCAGAAATAGCCTCCACTTGTAGGTGCTATCTGCTCCGCTATTAAGAGGGTATAGTGTCCCATATTAGACTGGGCAGTGTCTTCCGCACGCACCACCACCTTTATGTCTGGCATGAGAGGTTTTATAGAGGCACTGCAGGCGAGCATAATCTTGTTTACATTGACCTCGTTCTTCTCGTTTTTGTTATACCTTCTTATCTTTGAAGTGACCAAAAAGTATTTGTCTCCTTGGTGGTTGTTTACCTCGTCTATAACCTCATCTGGGTTTAGCTCCATTCCAAACCTTCTGGAAAGAGTGTTGCAGGTGTCCGCTATGTGGTCTTCGTTCTTGTAATAGCCAAGGAGAATGACCTTTTTACCCTCCTCCCAGACCCACCTTTCCACGTCTTGGACTTCCTTCTCTGTGAAAGGAATCTCGGGGTAGTTAAATACTATGGTGTGGTATTCCTTGAGTTTTTCCCAGTTGTCCACCTCGTGGACTATTAGACCTCTCTTTTCCGCCTCTCTTTGAAGTATGGAAAAGTAGTAGTAGTCCGTTATGGTAAACTCTTGATGTGTGATGCTCCAAGCAACCTTTGTCTGCATGCTTTACATTATACCACAGGCTTTAAAAAGGCGGTATGTATGCTCTTTCTACCAGCTTTGAACTCCACAAGAGCCTTGGAGTCTTCAATGGCAAGTATAACTCCCTCACCAAAGATTTCATGCAAGACCCTATCACCCACCTTGAAGTCCTTCAAGCTCTTTAGCTCTGGCATGTAGGTGGTCTTCTTCTTTGCAAAG
This genomic stretch from Aquificaceae bacterium harbors:
- a CDS encoding TerC family protein; the encoded protein is MELEWLIFGAVVFTALFLDLFVFHRNPHKISLKEALLLSAFWIALGLAFGVFVYFDRGYDRAVEYFTGYLLEKALSLDNIFVFILIFSYFKIPEEYRHKVLFWGVLGAIVFRAIFIFAGLELIKHFHWVVYIFGVILIVSAIKLLTTEEKEFHPEQTLVYRIAKRLIPLKPHNGDGRFFIKEGGRLYATPMFLALVFVESSDIMFAIDSVPAILAISKDPFVVYTSNIFAILGLRSLYFAAAGILPLFHYLHYGLSFILGFIGVKMLLSEFYKIPVEVSLLLIGSAIFLSVVASLVVKKKESNNA
- a CDS encoding FAD:protein FMN transferase, whose amino-acid sequence is MSLFALLLFIAFAFSQEKLFHLMGTYALIELPQGKEYEAYRYMRSLEEKLSDYLESSEVSQINQKAGKGCVEVSEETLEVIKKSLEVSRWTGGAFDITVGSYTINYKRKGILGEEEAKRLIDYRKVRIEGNRVCLLEEGMAIDLGGVGKGYAVQKAYEMLKTDWGFLSIAGDLKVWGHKRRLAVFNPINNKILAEGYNAKDLCLSTGGNYLRRHILGRENNLLQATVAYGDCTINDAIETALLAMDDQSREKFLKENPHIGVLLLFKDGSIYINKAFMEYFEGLKIYPTAP
- a CDS encoding glycosyltransferase family 4 protein, encoding MLRVLQVVDGIGWGGTKEQTYLITRELSLRGFQVHMALSFQYELMIEKLKDFGVKFHLFENHNKLSRFNPANYYRLWKVLKEGFDIVIANSPHALDFVRVAISFLRKKPKIIAYKRTGKSSNFLSKTFKYSVADRIVVVDKTTFERLKEENFFPERLVYIPSGLDLERFRPLGREKALKKRKELGIEPSKRVFINVANWNPEHKGQPLLIKAFSRLECVDCLLILVGLETDRHAPEYAKRYGLEGRLIGLGFREDVPELLNMADYFVFSSYFEGIAGAVLQAMACQKVVISTLAGGIRDYLVDGENGFAVQVGDLEGLTQKMSRALSLSEEEYRKISTKALQTASQYSIKSTVDKYVELFKELLDIS
- a CDS encoding bifunctional phosphoglucose/phosphomannose isomerase; translated protein: MDAYLMAEDFPKQFSKIECQPISLEGYAGVVFSGMGGSGIVGDFMKLFVPAEKPVLSIRGYDLPAFVKDNWLLVCTSYSGNTEETINVLEEALQRGLKPVCVSSGGKLREIANREGLVHIPLPEGYPPRYALGFMLSALLCLFGMDGSVERVREHLETNKEEIKKTAQELAKNMFTYLPVVYGTPLTEPVAFRWKTQINENSKTLCYNAILPEMHHNEVVGLDNPQIRNLCGFVLLYDPQDHERILKRVDITRQVFEDLGVLLKVLSGKGESLIERLLYLTYLGDWVSLYLADIYGQDPIPVKVIDFIKKSLA